One segment of Plasmodium gaboni strain SY75 chromosome 3, whole genome shotgun sequence DNA contains the following:
- a CDS encoding regulator of initiation factor 2 (eIF2), producing NNKEMNENIIYLFDDVKILLNTFIYLFILRYFKNVEIYFNSYKLKESVVKDFRDKVDDLFKKVFNKKNVEKENIKESYICDDDMKSINVDNFLCSTDDIVYKNKSIYSSNIWNILNDNNLINEEILDMNKIFKYVKCLHLNMFLLLHTNDKNVDYPYNLLNIKMDLYLDEEISKIYSSDSILINKKWNGDINTIFDNIEECGDDVFNKKKQIEIVLKQNNICDEIKKEILNNILNIINYHCIGTKEMKFIDSLKIIYKKYFCNNMMLLYKEKKKDTNEINGDNYCNNNYNINSYDCNLGYDLYYKELIEIINNLIYFLFEDNFYNASISKQNKICYKRLYEQFNKIMIKSKIIKLNEEMISYLLIDSIFIPDYVHKNKFKQLDEDVYSSFSSYSEHEESEKKETSKINNHCEDNMEGHTRTEIKYKNNKKNNNIIINNNNNCNNYYYDSNVDVLKNEETDNDDEEIKEDVEYQEIKKIFENKNFRLLLEDIENEINKLNNSVFLRINHKNVRGGCFVNNYSLEVNTLYDALLILKSSTSIYKMIKNNIKEKEEMEEKKEKEEKKEKKEKKDHYLILSKYVNINICFLFDVYVYDNNIIGISQKYLNYYFSFLNDPDIIIDSITLIKNMFEKNLKNKFFCNNYIFQVYIHTFKKTKKKKLLLINLKSWLYKNKHPYFTNRFLKYYIFTEYPVVQVPDEKYMSRGIYKYKYDYINKIDDNKMLDKEKTKDTSLMNRGNENDEFDFYFYDDILYYCIVKNDSIYKKNSNIYPKDLNYIKEGEIDIDNLMETMKRENNIQ from the exons AATAATAAGGAGatgaatgaaaatataatttatttatttgatgatgttaagatattattaaatacttttatttatttatttatattaagatattttaaaaatgtagagatatattttaattcGTATAAATTAAAGGAGAGTGTTGTAAAAGATTTTCGTGATAAAGTTGATGACTTGTTTAAAAAAGTATTTAATAAGAAAAACGTAGAAAAAGAGAATATAAAAGAgtcatatatatgtgatgATGATATGAAATCTATAAATGTAGATAACTTTTTATGTAGTACTGATGatattgtatataaaaataaaagtatttatagtagtaatatatggaatatattaaatgataataatttaataaatgaagaaatattaGATATGAATAAgatttttaaatatgtgAAGTGTCTACATTTgaatatgtttttattattacatacgaatgataaaaatgtaGATTACCcttataatttattaaatataaaaatggaTTTATATTTAGATGAGGAGATAAgcaaaatatattcttctGATTCTATATTAATcaataaaaaatggaatggagatataaatacaatatttgataatatagAAGAATGTGGAGATGAtgtatttaataaaaagaaacaaatCGAAATTGTATTAAAgcaaaataatatatgtgatGAGATCAAGAAAGAgatattaaataatattttgaatattataaattatcattGTATAGGAACTAAAGAAATGAAATTTATAGattctttaaaaataatttataagaaatatttttgtaacAATATgatgttattatataaagaaaaaaagaaagacacaaatgaaataaatggagataattattgtaataataattataatattaatagttATGATTGTAATTTGGGttatgatttatattataaggaattaatagaaataataaataatttgatttattttttatttgaagataatttttataatgcATCTATTTctaaacaaaataaaatatgttataaaaGGTTGTATGAGCAATTTAATAAGATTATGATAAAATCTAAAAtcataaaattaaatgaagaaatgATATCTTACTTGTTGATAGATTCGATATTCATACCTGACTAtgttcataaaaataagttTAAGCAGCTGGATGAAGATGTATATTCGtctttttcttcatattcGGAGCACGAAGAATCTGAAAAAAAGGAAACAAGCAAGATAAATAATCACTGTGAAGATAATATGGAGGGGCACACACGTAcagaaataaaatataaaaataataaaaaaaataacaatattattattaataataataataattgtaataattattattatgatagTAACGTGgatgttttaaaaaatgaagagacagataatgatgatgaagaaataaaGGAAGACGTGGAATATcaagaaattaaaaaaatatttgaaaataaaaattttcGTCTTCTTTTAGAAGATatagaaaatgaaataaataaattaaataacAGTGTATTTTTAAGAATTAATCATAAGAACGTAAGAGGAGGTTGTTTTGTAAATAATTATAGTTTAGAAGTAAATACATTATATGATGcattattaattttaaaaagtaGTACAAGTATTTATaagatgataaaaaataatattaaagaaaaggaagaaatggaagaaaagaaagaaaaggaagaaaagaaagaaaagaaagaaaagaaagatcattatttaatattatcaaaatatgttaatattaatatatgttttttatttgatgtatatgtatatgataataatataatagGTATATcacaaaaatatttaaattattatttttcttttctgAATGATCCAGATATTATTATAGATTCTATAActcttataaaaaatatgtttgaaaaaaatctaaaaaataaatttttttgtaataattatatttttcaagtttatatacatacatttaaaaaaaccaaaaaaaaaaagttacttttaattaatttaaagagttggttatataaaaataagcATCCTTATTTTACTAATCgatttttaaaatattatatatttacagAATATCCAGTTGTTCAAGTACCTGATGAAAAATACATGTCAAgaggaatatataaatataaatatgactatattaataaaatagatGATAACAAAATGTTAgacaaagaaaaaacaaagGATACATCATTGATGAATAGAGgaaatgaaaatgatgagtttgatttttatttctatgatgatatattatattattgtattgtaaaaaatgatagtatatataaaaaaaactcaaatatatatccaaAG GATTTGAATTATATCAAGGAAGGAGAAATCGACATCGATAATTTGATGGAGACAATGAAACgagaaaataatattcaataa
- a CDS encoding hypothetical protein (conserved Plasmodium protein, unknown function) → MYIIKDKYDENKRMDLDNYKNIIHNKKRGTGLLNNKDLLDKADIKKGVDVKESESCMRKSYDIKEDEEEDSVEGEDEGEDEDDSDYDVSFDEMLEKKDDDENYENDDNDDDDDDDVLYEDEYDQEIRDINFNSYNNYYYRVFNNNEDGKNEIEELIKNNKFLNKKPSSHHEDELKKKEIMFEKYNKLLSSYKLKKDYKNKKENIRWDNNVVDSYENNNKMKEIELNNKKEDINNMTYNNIYDESPCYSCKSEDMFYDDINNDKDFINDVLNRIDEIYNKECRYKNLKSVNNKNNKICINDLNLSIISEYLNVDISVFHKKTTVLLVGNTYSGKSSFINWMSENYVQNTSSIINKKNEITYVDIKNNFTFNFKKLNNKYNQFGILNEMKNKKMESYMYSGNENEDINVHNKNKNENENNNKNNNQNIPCTNNKIIFSGEHCDYLFRPFKKLRENLKNVKKYIYGKISYQNDVTKYMNRINYVSFIDSTGINEIRDEEYDNILMNLSQYVDLVFIFIDSTKLSINKRLLRIINYVIDNQINKVTICLTKIDMIKKIHLYRLVFYLTQYFVGNLNVFKYNLLKHNNIENDQDNDKNIQLNNHHTYMINDYKKTDPYFLYGDDLNDKPVYKKINNFLNRSMRSFQNIFLMPAVLKRMINKKQLTSKVKNETVMGVEAMRVNDLDGPSIWNDLCRNNQNNEKEGSIFKKILTKSYNSFKEKLIECNSSDSLEHHIVNDKGISKNFILEENKKEEKYINILDEINNDSYDNRKSFYTSTERNRYSNNNLRSQNYKKSGDNNYYNCKDDNKNMCNNKKIKYVDCIKNLSIFLGVLFFEVIKTIYSLIHTSINTYLKTNGKKIMNEKKLQNLEDMKKEKLKYENNKNNNSLKILDFLTIYLPEIINSPLKKEKWTYNKNDINYEHKKRNRMSCNIHFEHMKYNKYINGDIKNNDKNNYNSSYNDYNNNDDDIFDRRNRNDYNLQRRSIPVDFMLLDKRKNEKNKNYVDKNNYISNREYYEKTDHFSHYDNKFYDGNKNNLKNLRHINNNNYEHDIERDNYKYDYKYDNKYDNNYNNDKGNDYFIKEDNYYYEDDENIYKRQMNNNINHIDHIDHINNNNNNYSNSVKELNMIHELLYKIDESINLKTNQSIYMLKKDLETIQNSCLKKIFENNEIIKKNKSLRIQKLKFYFFXXXXXXXXXXXXXXXXXXXXXXXXXXXXXXXXXXXXXXXXXXXXXXXXXXXXXXXXXXXXXXXXXXXFFKYTAIFIGFIISLLRYDLLVYFSFIKPELLFSIFSKYFLFLSSYNKNSLFITINVILIIAYFSLYFRYNKRNYFKSLDKSDLNKIKIILLFTQIIFDEINQIHMKLLGKKEKK, encoded by the exons atgtatattataaaagataaatatgATGAGAATAAAAGAATGGACCTTGATAATTACAAGAATATCATTCATAATAAGAAGAGAGGCACAGGTTTGTTGAATAATAAAGACCTTTTAGACAAGGcagatataaaaaaaggtGTTGATGTAAAGGAGAGTGAGAGTTGTATGAGAAAAAGttatgatataaaagaagatgaagaagaagatAGTGTTGAAGGTGAGGATGAAGGTGAAGATGAAGATGATTCTGATTACGATGTGTCGTTTGATGAAATgttagaaaaaaaagatgacGATGAGAATTATGAAAATGACGACAACGAcgatgatgatgatgatgatgtTTTGTATGAAGATGAATATGATCAAGAAATAAGagatataaattttaattcttataataattattactATCGAGtgtttaataataatgagGATGGTAAGAATGAGATTGAAGAATTGattaagaataataaatttttaaataagaAACCAAGTTCTCATCATGAAgatgaattaaaaaagaaagaaattatgtttgaaaaatataataaattattatcttcatataaattaaaaaaggattataagaataagaaagaaaatataagaTGGGATAATAATGTTGTGGATAgttatgaaaataataataaaatgaaagaaatagaattaaataataaaaaagaagatataaataatatgacatataataatatatatgatgagAGTCCATGTTATAGTTGTAAAAGTGAAGATATGTTttatgatgatataaataatgataaagattttataaatgatgTATTAAATAGAATAGAcgaaatatataataaagaatgTCGATATAAGAATTTAAAAAgtgtaaataataaaaataataagatatGTATTAATGATTTAAATTTAAGTATTATAAgtgaatatttaaatgtaGATATATCTGtatttcataaaaaaacaaCAGTTTTGTTGGTTGGTAATACATATAGTGGTAAAAgttcttttataaattgGATGTCTGAAAATTATGTGCAGAATACAAGTAGcataataaacaaaaagaaTGAAATAACATATGTggatataaaaaataattttacatttaattttaaaaaattaaataataaatataatcaatttggtatattaaatgagatgaaaaataagaaaatggaatcatatatgtattctggaaatgaaaatgaagatataaatgttcataataaaaataaaaatgaaaatgaaaataataataaaaataataatcaaaatattcCTTGTACAAATAATAAGATTATTTTTTCTGGTGAACATTGTGATTATTTATTTAGACCGTTTAAAAAATTGAGAgagaatttaaaaaatgtaaaaaaatatatatatggaaaaaTATCTTATCAAAATGATGTAActaaatatatgaatagAATAAATTATGTTTCATTTATTGATAGTACTGGTATTAATGAAATAAGAGATGAagaatatgataatatattaatgaatTTATCACAGTATGTAGATTtagtttttatatttattgatTCTACAAAATTAtctataaataaaagattattaagaattataaattatgttATAGATAATCAAATTAATAAAGTTACAATATGTCTAACAAAGATTgatatgataaaaaaaattcatttGTATAGATTAGTCTTTTATTTAACTCAATATTTTGTAGGAAATCTAAAtgtatttaaatataacctattaaaacataataatatagaaaatgatcaagataatgataaaaatatccAATTGAATAATCATCATACTTATATGATCaatgattataaaaagaCAGATCCTTATTTTCTTTATGGTGATGACTTGAATGATAAACCggtatataaaaaaataaataattttttgaaCAGATCCATGCGTTCctttcaaaatattttcttaatGCCAGCTGTTTTGAAGAGGATGATAAATAAGAAGCAACTGACGAGCAAAGTAAAAAATGAAACAGTAATGGGGGTAGAGGCAATGAGAGTGAATGATTTAGATGGGCCgtctatat GGAATGATCTTTGTAgaaataatcaaaataatgaaaagGAAGGTAGCatttttaagaaaatattaacaaaGAGTTATAATTCCTTTAAAGAGAAGTTGATAGAATGTAATTCGAGTGATAGTCTTGAACACCATATTGTGAATGATAAAGGAATATCTAAAAACTTTATTTTAGAAGAGaataaaaaggaagaaaaatatataaatatattggatgaaataaataatgattcGTATGATAATCGAAAAAGTTTTTACACATCGACAGAAAGAAATAGATATAGTAATAACAATTTAAGAAGTCAAAATTATAAGAAGAGTGGagataataattattataattgtaaagatgataataaaaatatgtgtaataataaaaaaataaaatatgttgattgtataaaaaatttaagTATATTTTTGGGAGTACTTTTTTTTGAAGTTATAAAAACCATTTATAGTTTAATTCATACAAgtattaatacatatttaaaaacaaatggtaaaaaaattatgaatgaaaagaaattaCAGAATTTAGAAGatatgaaaaaagaaaaattaaaatatgaaaataataagaataataattcattaaAAATCTTAGATTTTCTAACAATTTATTTACCTGAAATAATTAATAGTCCTTtaaagaaagaaaaatggacatataataaaaatgatataaattatGAACATAAGAAAAGAAATCGTATGAGTTGTAATATACATTTTGAAcatatgaaatataataaatatataaatggtgatattaaaaataatgacaagaataattataattcttcttataatgattataataataatgatgatgatattTTTGATAGACGTAATAGaaatgattataatttaCAGCGAAGAAGCATACCTGTAGATTTTATGTTATTagataaaagaaaaaatgaaaaaaataaaaattatgtagataaaaataattatataagtAATAGAGAATATTATGAAAAGACGGATCACTTTTCTCATTATGATAACAAATTTTATGATggtaataaaaataatttaaaaaatttaagacatattaataataataattatgaacaTGATATTGAAAGggataattataaatatgattataaatatgataataaatatgataataattataataatgacaAAGGAAATGATTACtttataaaagaagataattattattatgaagatgatgaaaatatatataaaagacaaatgaataataatattaatcaTATTGATCATATTgatcatattaataataataataataattatagtaatagtgttaaagaattaaatatgatacatgaattattatataagaTCGATGAAAGTATCAACCTCAAAACCAATcaaagtatatatatgcttAAAAAAGATTTAGAAACCATCCAAAATAGttgtttaaaaaaaatatttgaaaataatgaaataataaaaaaaaataaatccTTACGAATACAAAAATtgaaattttatttttttNNNNNNNNNNNNNNNNNNNNNNNNNNNNNNNNNNNNNNNNNNNNNNNNNNNNNNNNNNNNNNNNNNNNNNNNNNNNNNNNNNNNNNNNNNNNNNNNNNNNNNNNNNNNNNNNNNNNNNNNNNNNNNNNNNNNNNNNNNNNNNNNNNNNNNNNNNNNNNNNNNNNNNNNNNNNNNNNNNNNNNNNNNNNNNNNNNNNNNNNNttttttaaatatactgctatttttataggttttattatatctttattaaGATATGATTTATTAGTATATTTCAGTTTTATTAAACCCGAACTTTTATTTAGTATCTTTtctaaatattttttattcttatcatcttataataaaaattctCTATTCATTACAATTAACgttattttaattattgCTTATTTCTCTTTATATTttagatataataaacGAAATTATTTCAAATCTTTAGACAAAAGCGATttaaacaaaattaaaattatccttttatttactcaaataatatttgatGAAATTAATCAGATACATATGAAGCTTCTCGgcaaaaaagaaaagaaataa